The following proteins are encoded in a genomic region of Gimesia algae:
- a CDS encoding SDR family oxidoreductase — MNLEGKVAVITGSAVRIGRSMALALAEAGVDICIHYHCSHEAAKLTCEEVRARGRIATYVSADLSDPVTASADIFAAAMTQFGKVDILINSASVFENKGLSDSTEADWDSHLDINLKAPFFLCQRFTEQFQPGQTGHVVNIVDWRAQRAGKGHLAYRISKAGLVTLTECLALELAPVIQVNAIAPGAILPPPGEDLSYLDQRVQKVPLQRAGSTAEICRALLYLLQSDFVTGEVLTVAGGEQLTAGLE, encoded by the coding sequence TTGAATCTGGAAGGCAAAGTCGCAGTGATTACAGGATCTGCGGTACGAATTGGCCGGTCAATGGCGCTGGCTTTAGCGGAAGCCGGCGTTGATATCTGCATTCATTACCACTGTTCGCATGAGGCGGCGAAGCTGACTTGTGAGGAGGTTCGAGCGCGAGGACGCATAGCGACTTACGTTTCGGCTGATCTCTCGGACCCGGTGACAGCGTCTGCTGACATTTTTGCAGCGGCGATGACACAGTTTGGCAAAGTTGACATATTGATTAACAGCGCTTCCGTCTTTGAGAATAAAGGACTGTCTGATTCAACGGAGGCAGACTGGGACTCCCATCTGGATATCAACCTCAAGGCCCCTTTTTTTCTCTGCCAGCGGTTTACGGAACAATTCCAGCCGGGGCAGACCGGCCATGTCGTCAATATTGTAGACTGGCGTGCGCAACGGGCCGGTAAGGGACATCTGGCCTACCGGATTTCCAAAGCAGGGCTGGTCACGCTCACGGAATGCCTGGCGCTGGAGCTGGCACCTGTGATCCAGGTCAATGCCATCGCTCCGGGGGCCATTCTACCCCCACCAGGAGAAGACCTGTCTTATCTGGACCAGCGGGTGCAGAAAGTGCCTTTGCAGCGGGCAGGAAGTACTGCTGAAATCTGTCGTGCCCTGCTCTATCTGTTGCAGTCTGATTTTGTGACAGGTGAAGTGCTGACGGTCGCCGGTGGTGAACAGCTCACGGCCGGGCTGGAGTAA
- a CDS encoding response regulator codes for MSYIPATHTTETLTRRFSDPVINSVIDVFKYFVGTTVELEKIIEVDEAPRFDKSSAIEVNGPGKGIVVVNVPRKLVSQAVSLLIDKELADDEHVLTDFACELSNMIAGQAKKAVDHMGFRLGHPTVIETDQIDTLYPPEAGSRCGIFQTGIGPLAVYFGFVGQLGEIIDFEHEPGDRKRVIVIDQDEMNRALFKGLLHERYRVETAASVEEAFMEAALNSPDLILLDLDGADGNHAESVKFIKESPLTQGVEVLVMTSNRSTTSIIQAFNHGASDYILKSDFTKQILVGKIERAFGRTPVVKEVVSAIT; via the coding sequence ATGTCATATATTCCTGCAACACATACGACAGAAACATTGACCAGGCGGTTTTCAGATCCGGTCATTAATTCTGTGATCGATGTTTTCAAATATTTTGTCGGCACGACAGTCGAGTTGGAAAAGATTATCGAAGTCGATGAAGCACCGCGTTTTGATAAAAGTTCAGCAATTGAAGTCAATGGTCCCGGCAAAGGGATCGTGGTGGTGAATGTTCCTCGTAAACTGGTGTCTCAGGCTGTGTCTTTGCTGATAGATAAGGAACTGGCAGATGATGAACATGTTCTGACCGATTTTGCCTGTGAGTTATCAAACATGATCGCAGGTCAGGCAAAAAAAGCGGTTGATCACATGGGATTCCGACTCGGCCACCCCACTGTGATTGAAACAGACCAGATTGATACACTCTATCCCCCGGAAGCGGGTTCCCGCTGCGGGATCTTCCAGACGGGTATCGGGCCCCTTGCCGTTTATTTTGGCTTTGTAGGCCAACTGGGGGAGATTATCGATTTTGAACACGAGCCTGGTGACAGAAAACGTGTGATAGTGATTGATCAGGATGAAATGAATCGTGCATTATTCAAAGGGTTATTGCACGAACGTTATCGAGTGGAAACAGCTGCTTCGGTTGAAGAAGCATTTATGGAGGCCGCCTTGAATTCTCCTGACCTGATTTTACTCGATCTGGATGGTGCGGATGGAAATCATGCTGAATCCGTCAAATTCATCAAGGAATCACCACTTACGCAGGGTGTAGAAGTGCTGGTGATGACCTCGAACCGTTCCACCACGTCAATTATTCAGGCATTCAACCATGGAGCCAGTGACTATATTCTGAAATCTGACTTCACAAAGCAGATATTGGTTGGCAAAATTGAACGGGCGTTCGGAAGAACCCCTGTTGTCAAAGAAGTCGTTTCCGCTATAACTTGA
- a CDS encoding alpha/beta hydrolase family protein: MKSQFSFFRIFFISFIGLHLCQPAFEASASTNPAGKSEWSGRQDTWHGFQRNHFQIEGRKCYVVIPEKVAPGKPWVWRARFPDFHYEMDVELLKQGFHIAYLDVADLFGSPQAISYGNKFYDDLTKQHGFQTKVALEGVSRGGLFIYNWALANPEKVSCIYADTPVCDFKSWPGGKGTSAGSESRWQACLKAYGITEAEALNYKLNPVDRIQIIAEARIPVLHIISENDQVVPPAENTRLMFSRIPEQFRKDNFKIISVKTGTEKSKGHHFTHPHPEQVVTFIRQNTLQKDANQRPN; encoded by the coding sequence ATGAAATCCCAATTTTCTTTTTTTCGTATTTTTTTCATCTCCTTTATCGGACTGCATTTATGTCAACCGGCCTTTGAAGCATCTGCCTCCACAAATCCTGCAGGGAAATCTGAGTGGTCAGGCAGACAGGATACCTGGCATGGATTTCAGCGAAACCATTTTCAGATTGAGGGCCGCAAATGTTATGTGGTGATTCCCGAGAAGGTCGCGCCTGGTAAACCCTGGGTCTGGCGAGCCCGGTTTCCCGACTTCCATTATGAAATGGATGTCGAACTGCTCAAGCAGGGATTTCATATCGCCTACCTCGATGTCGCCGACCTGTTCGGATCCCCCCAGGCAATTTCATACGGAAACAAATTCTATGACGACCTGACGAAACAACACGGATTTCAGACTAAGGTTGCTTTGGAAGGAGTGAGTCGTGGCGGGTTGTTTATTTATAACTGGGCGCTCGCAAATCCGGAAAAGGTCAGTTGTATCTACGCAGATACTCCTGTCTGCGATTTCAAAAGCTGGCCGGGCGGCAAAGGCACCAGTGCTGGCTCCGAATCTCGCTGGCAGGCTTGTCTGAAAGCCTATGGAATCACTGAAGCCGAAGCCCTTAACTATAAACTTAATCCGGTTGATCGCATTCAGATCATCGCCGAAGCCAGAATTCCGGTACTGCACATCATTTCGGAAAATGACCAGGTTGTTCCGCCCGCCGAAAACACGCGTTTGATGTTCAGCCGAATTCCGGAACAGTTTCGGAAGGATAATTTCAAAATCATTTCGGTAAAAACTGGGACTGAAAAATCAAAAGGGCACCACTTTACGCATCCACATCCCGAGCAGGTCGTAACCTTTATCAGACAAAATACGCTGCAAAAAGACGCAAACCAGCGTCCCAACTAA
- a CDS encoding DUF1559 domain-containing protein, whose product MKQKTPLSRRAPHGFTLIELLVVIAIIAILIALLLPAVQQAREAARRSTCKNSLKQIGLALHNYHNAHGAYAPGYISRNITSSVNSTTETGTGFAWGVMLLPFLDQSPLYNQLNLNLDCTVSPNIGLADSAIPIFRCPSDTNQGVFSVSDGSNTYRVASANYVGIYGYGSLTEKPGAPMGKGILYRNSNTRIRDITDGTSNTIVVGERSHQHQFASAGTTVEADSTWYAAIPSATRPAGMMSMTEGPASLILGHVGQPAMMSMSEMHHPPNTTNHIANFSSKHEGGAHFLLGDGAVRFLSENMNYDTFRYLGTINDGNVIGEF is encoded by the coding sequence ATGAAACAAAAAACACCCCTCTCTCGTCGCGCGCCTCATGGCTTCACCCTGATCGAACTCCTGGTTGTGATTGCGATTATTGCGATCCTGATCGCTCTTCTGCTCCCCGCTGTCCAGCAGGCCCGCGAAGCAGCCAGGCGCTCCACCTGCAAAAACAGCCTGAAACAAATCGGGCTTGCACTACATAATTATCACAATGCGCACGGAGCCTATGCCCCTGGCTATATCTCCAGAAATATCACGAGTAGCGTCAACAGCACTACTGAGACCGGCACTGGTTTCGCCTGGGGAGTGATGTTGCTCCCGTTCCTGGATCAGTCTCCACTTTATAATCAACTCAACCTCAATCTGGACTGCACCGTCAGTCCGAATATTGGTCTCGCTGACTCTGCAATCCCCATCTTTCGCTGCCCCAGTGACACCAATCAAGGTGTCTTCTCAGTCAGCGACGGATCAAACACCTATCGGGTTGCGTCAGCCAATTATGTTGGCATTTATGGCTATGGCAGCCTGACTGAAAAGCCGGGGGCTCCGATGGGAAAAGGAATTCTCTACCGAAACAGCAATACACGCATTCGGGATATTACCGATGGTACTTCGAATACGATTGTTGTTGGTGAGCGTTCTCATCAGCACCAGTTTGCCAGCGCCGGCACAACCGTCGAAGCCGATTCAACATGGTATGCAGCCATTCCGAGTGCCACGCGTCCCGCTGGAATGATGAGTATGACAGAAGGACCAGCGTCCCTGATTCTGGGGCATGTCGGACAGCCGGCCATGATGAGCATGTCGGAAATGCACCACCCACCCAACACGACCAACCATATTGCTAACTTCTCGAGTAAGCACGAGGGGGGAGCTCATTTCCTGCTGGGAGACGGAGCAGTCCGGTTTCTGAGCGAGAACATGAACTACGACACCTTCCGGTATCTGGGAACCATCAATGACGGAAACGTCATTGGCGAGTTTTAG
- the speD gene encoding adenosylmethionine decarboxylase, which yields MHKGRHLLIDCRNVSRDICLNDQLVLEAMARGATRAGATVISQVRYHFGHNSAPGFTAMCLLDESHCSAHCYADLGLIALDVFTCGDTDPNDVLRYIREEIDLGDVSILEMPRFPIPNGKPALQEAASYPCEADQVVAL from the coding sequence TTGCATAAAGGAAGACATCTTCTCATTGATTGTCGTAATGTCTCGCGGGACATTTGTCTAAACGACCAACTGGTTCTTGAAGCCATGGCGCGTGGTGCTACCCGCGCTGGTGCAACTGTGATTTCACAGGTTAGATATCACTTCGGTCATAATTCAGCACCGGGCTTCACCGCTATGTGCCTTCTCGATGAAAGCCACTGCTCAGCACACTGCTACGCCGACCTCGGCTTAATCGCTCTGGACGTCTTCACCTGTGGCGACACCGACCCGAATGACGTATTACGTTATATTCGGGAAGAAATCGACCTCGGTGATGTCAGCATTCTGGAGATGCCCCGCTTCCCCATCCCGAATGGGAAACCTGCCTTACAGGAAGCGGCCAGCTACCCTTGCGAAGCTGATCAGGTCGTCGCTCTATAA
- a CDS encoding deoxyhypusine synthase family protein, whose protein sequence is MSGEREFHDGRGDGLKPLKSLDLSKVNSFPELLQAMSETAFSGRKLGVAYDILLEMSQDADCKVVLTLSGAMTVAKQGSIICDMIDRGLVHAVVATGALIAHGLTESIGLVHYQYNPNDSDETLYKKGYNRIYDTLEMESNLNNVERLVRSVLRDSQPEDGTWSSARLCRALGQRLSELDDGRGILRSAYEQNVPVFIPAFTDSEIGLDVSTWAMSEFIAQSGKSLEELDQDEILKVLPRFNPFIDLQEYARLMRDVMTLGIFTIGGGVPRNWAQQVAPYYEIANFRLGTEWKEPRFKYGVRICPEPVHWGGLSGCTYSEGVSWGKFVSPQDGGLFAEVYADATVVLPLLMKAVFDKMDENA, encoded by the coding sequence ATGAGTGGAGAACGAGAGTTCCACGACGGCCGCGGCGATGGTTTAAAACCTCTGAAAAGCCTGGACCTGTCCAAAGTCAATTCCTTTCCCGAACTCTTACAGGCGATGTCCGAGACAGCCTTCTCAGGCAGAAAACTGGGTGTTGCCTACGATATCCTGCTTGAAATGTCTCAGGATGCGGACTGCAAAGTCGTCCTGACACTTTCCGGTGCCATGACCGTGGCCAAACAGGGAAGCATCATCTGTGACATGATTGACCGGGGGCTGGTCCACGCCGTTGTGGCCACAGGAGCTCTGATCGCGCATGGCTTAACCGAATCGATCGGCCTGGTACATTACCAGTACAATCCCAACGACTCTGATGAAACCCTCTATAAAAAGGGTTATAATCGCATCTACGATACACTCGAAATGGAATCGAATCTGAATAACGTCGAACGGCTGGTCCGCTCCGTCCTCAGAGACTCCCAGCCGGAAGATGGCACCTGGTCCTCGGCCCGCCTCTGCCGGGCTTTAGGTCAGCGTTTATCCGAACTCGACGACGGACGTGGCATTCTCAGAAGTGCCTACGAACAAAACGTACCGGTATTTATTCCTGCTTTCACCGACAGTGAAATCGGACTCGATGTCTCCACCTGGGCCATGTCAGAATTCATCGCGCAATCCGGCAAATCGCTGGAAGAACTCGATCAGGATGAGATTTTGAAGGTCCTGCCCCGTTTCAATCCGTTTATTGATTTGCAGGAATATGCCCGACTGATGCGCGATGTCATGACACTCGGCATCTTCACAATCGGCGGTGGCGTCCCCCGTAACTGGGCACAACAGGTGGCCCCGTATTATGAAATCGCCAACTTTCGTCTGGGCACAGAGTGGAAAGAACCCCGCTTCAAGTACGGCGTCCGCATCTGTCCTGAGCCGGTTCACTGGGGTGGTCTCTCCGGCTGTACTTATTCGGAAGGGGTCAGCTGGGGCAAGTTTGTCTCTCCGCAGGATGGAGGGCTGTTCGCCGAAGTCTACGCCGACGCGACCGTTGTCCTGCCGCTGCTGATGAAAGCGGTCTTCGACAAAATGGATGAAAACGCCTGA
- a CDS encoding M14-type cytosolic carboxypeptidase: MSRLHCLIMLWVLSTFLIVSQAAAEDLVVSSDFPGGSAEVVKIDQNQRTILVRPAGDPQFGWPCWWYFQVTGITLGEELTVTVDASQMKQANGLKLSAAWALPEQAAFSSDQRLWSQTGPGKKQGETCVWNVKPEAKVVWFAWGPPFVPADAEESVKTLSQKHANVTAFELCKTRAGRSVPALVVSPVGEKDESRMVIWVQARQHAWESGGSWVGRGFIEWAVSDHPQAIALREKADIYYVPIMDIDNVATGNGGKNQVPHDHNRDWSEHPRWNAVQSAMKSLKALDESERLVLFVDLHNPGANSKQPYFYIAPPELDTQRRKALQDAFIAVCRQEMQEPFKLDQSTPSTGPKYDKRWKEISSNWVRSVTREYVVGITLETCWNTPHSTPAGYRTVGQQLGRGIARYLEQDPRSSPAPD, from the coding sequence ATGTCGAGACTGCACTGCTTGATCATGTTGTGGGTATTGTCGACGTTTCTTATCGTTTCTCAAGCCGCGGCTGAGGATCTGGTGGTCTCCTCTGATTTTCCGGGAGGTTCTGCCGAAGTGGTGAAAATCGACCAGAATCAGCGCACGATTCTGGTTCGTCCCGCCGGTGATCCGCAATTTGGGTGGCCTTGCTGGTGGTACTTTCAGGTGACGGGGATTACACTAGGGGAAGAACTCACAGTGACGGTCGATGCCAGTCAGATGAAGCAGGCGAACGGACTGAAGTTGTCCGCAGCGTGGGCGCTGCCTGAGCAAGCGGCATTCAGTTCCGATCAGCGTCTCTGGTCTCAAACAGGACCGGGCAAAAAACAGGGAGAGACCTGTGTGTGGAACGTGAAACCAGAAGCGAAGGTCGTCTGGTTTGCCTGGGGGCCTCCCTTTGTTCCCGCTGACGCGGAAGAATCAGTCAAAACGCTGAGTCAGAAGCATGCGAATGTGACGGCTTTTGAGCTGTGTAAGACCCGGGCCGGCCGGAGTGTACCCGCCTTAGTCGTTTCGCCGGTCGGTGAGAAAGACGAATCGCGAATGGTCATCTGGGTGCAGGCGCGGCAGCATGCCTGGGAGTCCGGAGGCAGCTGGGTGGGCCGCGGCTTTATTGAGTGGGCCGTCAGCGATCATCCGCAGGCTATTGCTCTCAGGGAAAAGGCGGATATCTACTATGTGCCGATCATGGACATTGATAACGTGGCGACAGGTAACGGCGGTAAAAATCAGGTGCCACATGACCATAACCGGGACTGGTCGGAGCATCCGCGCTGGAATGCAGTCCAGTCTGCGATGAAGTCTCTGAAGGCACTTGATGAAAGTGAGCGGCTGGTATTATTTGTGGACCTGCACAATCCAGGTGCGAACTCGAAGCAGCCTTACTTTTATATTGCCCCTCCGGAGCTCGATACGCAGCGTCGAAAGGCTCTGCAAGATGCGTTTATCGCAGTCTGCCGTCAGGAGATGCAGGAGCCATTCAAGCTGGATCAAAGCACACCTTCGACCGGTCCTAAATATGACAAACGCTGGAAAGAGATTTCCAGTAACTGGGTGCGGAGTGTGACGCGCGAATATGTCGTGGGGATTACGCTGGAGACCTGCTGGAACACACCACACAGCACCCCTGCGGGTTATAGGACCGTGGGCCAGCAGCTGGGCCGGGGAATCGCCCGATACCTGGAACAAGACCCGCGCTCATCCCCTGCCCCTGATTGA
- a CDS encoding DUF1501 domain-containing protein, whose protein sequence is MFQNSHDYSNGSRRHFLAQSAFGVSSLALATLLKDDQLLAAPEKPALEEIRYDLTPKKTSHPARAKSMISIFCGGGPSHLDLFDRKPLLDEYAGKRFPGDGIKYDNAGQATSIIMPSPDTFQKCGESGMEINTALLPHFGEIVDDVTLIRSMQLPNIRNHVAGMRAMTTGRGREGWPSLGSWVTYGLGAETQNLPAFVAITIPRNPVGSPYWDSRQLPSIFQGTVVSKSEPRIANLNPISQLRGKPQSNQLDLLKELNQIHLERHPGEDDLSARIASYELAARMQTAATEALDLTKETEATHQMYGADDPVTKEFADACMLARRFVERGVRFVQIWNYAWDMHENIFAALESRCKTCDKPCAALVTDLKQRGLLDSTMVQWGGEMGRLPVVQDRGAGKKPGRDHNTEGFSIWMAGGGVKEGHIHGATDDFGHRAVKDVVTQHDFHATLLHQFGLKADELHFEHNAQPVALVEPGQGKVAEGILK, encoded by the coding sequence GTGTTTCAGAACAGTCATGATTATTCAAACGGTTCCCGTCGTCATTTTCTGGCGCAAAGTGCCTTTGGTGTTTCTTCGCTGGCATTGGCGACGTTGTTAAAAGACGACCAGTTGCTGGCGGCACCTGAAAAGCCTGCGTTGGAAGAAATAAGGTACGATCTGACACCGAAAAAAACGAGTCATCCGGCCCGGGCGAAATCAATGATTTCGATTTTCTGTGGCGGCGGTCCCAGTCACCTGGATCTGTTTGACCGCAAGCCGCTGCTGGATGAATATGCGGGCAAACGGTTTCCCGGCGATGGTATTAAATACGACAATGCCGGTCAGGCGACGTCTATCATCATGCCATCTCCTGACACGTTTCAGAAGTGTGGCGAATCGGGGATGGAAATCAATACGGCTCTGCTGCCTCACTTCGGTGAGATTGTCGATGATGTGACGCTGATTCGTTCCATGCAGTTGCCCAACATACGGAATCATGTGGCCGGGATGCGGGCGATGACGACGGGACGCGGACGCGAAGGCTGGCCTTCACTGGGGAGTTGGGTGACCTATGGTCTTGGCGCCGAAACTCAGAATCTTCCGGCCTTTGTCGCGATTACAATTCCCCGCAATCCGGTCGGTTCTCCTTACTGGGATAGCCGTCAGTTACCTTCAATATTTCAGGGGACTGTTGTCAGTAAATCGGAACCACGGATTGCAAATTTGAACCCGATTTCACAACTCAGAGGAAAGCCGCAGAGTAATCAGCTGGATCTGTTAAAAGAGTTAAATCAGATTCATCTGGAACGTCATCCGGGAGAAGATGATCTGTCGGCTCGGATTGCCAGTTACGAACTGGCGGCCCGGATGCAGACCGCGGCGACCGAAGCGCTGGACCTGACGAAAGAGACAGAAGCAACCCACCAGATGTATGGAGCCGATGATCCGGTGACCAAAGAGTTCGCGGATGCCTGTATGCTGGCCCGTCGATTCGTGGAGCGCGGCGTGCGATTTGTGCAGATCTGGAATTACGCCTGGGACATGCATGAGAACATTTTTGCGGCGCTGGAATCCCGTTGTAAAACCTGCGATAAACCGTGTGCGGCCCTGGTGACTGACCTGAAACAGCGTGGTTTACTGGATTCGACGATGGTACAATGGGGCGGCGAAATGGGGCGTTTGCCTGTTGTTCAGGACCGAGGGGCGGGCAAAAAACCAGGTCGCGATCACAATACCGAAGGCTTCAGTATCTGGATGGCCGGTGGTGGTGTTAAAGAGGGGCACATTCATGGCGCCACAGATGATTTTGGTCACCGGGCTGTGAAAGATGTTGTCACTCAGCATGATTTTCATGCAACATTACTGCATCAGTTTGGTCTGAAGGCGGATGAGTTACATTTCGAACATAATGCTCAGCCGGTGGCTCTGGTAGAACCAGGACAGGGTAAAGTTGCCGAGGGCATCTTAAAATAA
- a CDS encoding DUF1553 domain-containing protein: MYYRVNALLLPGLISLFAWIPSASASDERLTFEKDIRPIFKAYCFHCHGEEKELSGALDLRLKRLILKGGDSGDAIAPGKHADSLLFQYVESGDMPPDEKQRLKPDEVAVIARWIDQGAAAGPEPAGEVKPGDFLMTAAERSHWAFQPIHKSKLPDVVRLSQAAKASTVNPVDAFVARKLQANGLWFSEEADRLTLLRRAAFDLTGLPPAPEDVKTYLADESPEAYEKMVDRLLASHHYGERWARHWLDVAGYADSEGYNDKDVIRADAWHYRDYVIRALNADKPWDQFIQEQLAGDELVKATHATAQKLVDQDPAVCDKLTATGFLRLAPDGTGSSPMDPALARNQVITETVKIMSSSLLGMTVGCAECHHHRFDPIPQEDFYRLRAVIAPVYDADKWRKPTSRRAALMSKEEKAKAVELSAKVKKLDEQHNQIKAEVTQLISERVLKEVPEADREQAKTAYETAVKERTAEQAEFLKKKYPMLDLLVPGRLHLFLARYKDGKELAKRYEDVKAEADKLRKQIPQPEYIRVATEDTQHLPETFVFYRGDMSSPESEKIAPGGLTVVGSKTENTFPTNDPAVPTSGRRLAYARYLTSGQHPLVARVLMNRFWMHHFGQALVDSTGDFGSRSATPTHPELLDWLAADFMEHDWELKRIHRLIMTSRTYRQTSASHSEKALAVDADNRLLWRMNLRRLEAESIRDAILAVSGELNRAPFGAPIPVSLADSGIITVGSGKVSADRRELKRSVYIQVRRTQPVTMLNAFDAPSMEPNCERRVSSTVATQSLALLNSEFMREQSVAFARRVLATAGKSADATKLVQTAWKLALSNEPSAAEMQALEKHFQLQLLEYQAKKVKDPQQEALASLCHVLFGTNQFLYVE; encoded by the coding sequence TTGTATTACCGTGTGAATGCACTACTGCTGCCCGGCTTAATCTCACTGTTTGCGTGGATTCCCTCTGCTTCTGCATCTGATGAACGGCTGACGTTTGAAAAAGACATCCGACCCATTTTCAAAGCGTATTGCTTTCATTGTCACGGTGAAGAAAAAGAGCTTTCCGGTGCACTCGATCTGCGGTTAAAGCGTTTAATTTTGAAAGGCGGCGATTCAGGAGATGCGATTGCTCCCGGAAAGCATGCTGACAGCCTGCTGTTTCAATACGTAGAATCAGGCGACATGCCTCCCGATGAGAAACAGCGTTTAAAACCTGACGAAGTGGCCGTCATTGCCCGCTGGATCGATCAGGGAGCCGCCGCAGGACCGGAGCCAGCAGGCGAAGTGAAGCCTGGTGATTTTCTGATGACGGCAGCCGAGCGTTCGCATTGGGCATTTCAACCAATCCATAAATCGAAGTTGCCGGATGTTGTACGTCTTTCCCAGGCAGCGAAAGCATCGACAGTAAATCCGGTTGATGCATTTGTCGCTCGTAAGCTGCAAGCGAATGGGCTCTGGTTTTCCGAGGAAGCAGATCGACTGACGCTGCTTCGCCGGGCAGCCTTTGACCTGACGGGGCTCCCCCCTGCTCCGGAAGATGTGAAAACGTATCTGGCAGACGAGTCGCCCGAAGCGTATGAGAAAATGGTGGATCGTCTGCTGGCGTCTCACCATTATGGCGAACGTTGGGCGCGGCACTGGCTGGATGTCGCCGGCTATGCCGATTCAGAAGGCTACAACGATAAAGATGTGATTCGCGCGGATGCCTGGCATTATCGTGATTATGTCATCCGCGCACTGAATGCAGATAAGCCGTGGGATCAGTTTATTCAAGAACAACTGGCGGGAGACGAACTGGTGAAAGCCACGCATGCGACCGCGCAGAAACTGGTAGACCAGGATCCGGCCGTGTGTGACAAACTGACGGCGACCGGGTTTTTACGGCTGGCGCCGGATGGAACGGGATCAAGCCCGATGGATCCTGCTCTGGCCCGGAATCAGGTGATTACGGAAACCGTGAAGATTATGTCTTCCTCGTTACTGGGGATGACCGTCGGTTGTGCGGAATGTCATCATCATCGATTTGATCCGATTCCCCAGGAAGACTTTTATCGGCTGCGAGCCGTCATTGCCCCCGTTTATGATGCCGACAAGTGGCGAAAGCCGACCAGCCGTCGGGCTGCGTTAATGTCAAAGGAAGAAAAAGCAAAAGCGGTGGAGCTGTCAGCGAAAGTCAAAAAACTGGACGAGCAGCATAATCAAATCAAAGCAGAAGTGACGCAGTTAATCTCGGAACGGGTTTTGAAGGAAGTCCCTGAAGCAGACCGGGAGCAGGCGAAAACCGCTTATGAAACAGCCGTGAAAGAGAGAACTGCCGAACAGGCAGAATTCCTCAAGAAAAAGTATCCGATGCTGGATCTGCTGGTCCCGGGGCGGCTGCATCTGTTCCTGGCGCGTTATAAAGATGGCAAGGAACTGGCAAAACGCTATGAAGATGTGAAAGCGGAAGCCGACAAACTAAGAAAGCAGATTCCTCAACCGGAGTACATCCGGGTTGCGACCGAAGACACTCAGCATCTGCCTGAGACATTTGTGTTTTATCGAGGGGATATGTCCTCACCCGAATCAGAAAAGATTGCGCCGGGCGGACTCACGGTTGTGGGTTCAAAAACAGAAAATACATTTCCCACCAATGATCCTGCAGTCCCAACGTCGGGTCGTCGACTGGCGTATGCCCGTTATCTGACGAGTGGACAGCATCCGCTGGTGGCTCGCGTGTTGATGAACCGGTTCTGGATGCATCATTTCGGACAGGCGCTTGTCGATTCGACAGGGGATTTTGGCTCGCGCTCCGCAACTCCGACGCATCCGGAACTGTTGGACTGGCTGGCAGCCGACTTCATGGAGCATGACTGGGAGTTGAAACGGATTCATCGGCTGATCATGACTTCGCGGACCTATCGTCAGACCTCGGCTTCCCACTCTGAGAAAGCGCTGGCCGTCGACGCAGATAACAGGCTGCTCTGGCGGATGAATCTGAGACGGCTGGAAGCGGAATCGATTCGCGATGCAATTCTAGCCGTCAGTGGCGAACTGAATCGGGCCCCGTTTGGTGCACCCATCCCGGTCTCTCTGGCTGATAGTGGAATCATTACTGTAGGCTCGGGAAAAGTTTCCGCCGATCGACGGGAACTCAAGCGTTCCGTCTATATCCAGGTGAGGCGGACTCAGCCTGTGACAATGCTGAATGCATTTGATGCACCGAGTATGGAGCCAAATTGTGAGCGACGTGTCTCTTCCACCGTCGCGACGCAATCTCTGGCGTTGTTGAACAGCGAATTCATGCGTGAACAGTCTGTTGCGTTTGCCAGGCGGGTATTGGCGACAGCGGGAAAATCTGCTGATGCAACAAAACTGGTGCAAACCGCCTGGAAGCTGGCATTAAGTAATGAACCATCGGCAGCTGAAATGCAGGCTCTGGAGAAACATTTTCAACTACAGTTACTGGAATACCAGGCGAAAAAAGTAAAAGATCCCCAGCAGGAAGCTTTGGCATCACTGTGCCATGTCCTGTTTGGCACGAATCAGTTTTTATATGTCGAATAA